The Mesorhizobium sp. NBSH29 genome has a segment encoding these proteins:
- a CDS encoding peroxiredoxin encodes MHIAEGQKLPDTNLKLTGSDGAKPVTTRDYFADRRIVLFGVPGAFTPTCSNNHLPGYLENHDAILARGVDQIAVVSVNDAHVMTAWARFTGGEGRIDFLADGNGEFAKAIGLDADMSAGGLGVRVKRFSMIVENGRVEKLNVEGKPGQAIDSGAAQILEQLAAVPA; translated from the coding sequence ATGCATATTGCTGAAGGACAGAAACTTCCCGACACCAATTTGAAACTGACGGGGTCGGACGGTGCCAAACCGGTGACGACGAGGGACTATTTTGCAGATAGGCGGATCGTGCTTTTTGGCGTGCCTGGTGCATTCACACCAACTTGCAGCAACAACCATTTGCCCGGGTATCTGGAAAACCACGATGCCATTCTGGCGCGCGGCGTCGACCAGATTGCAGTGGTTTCCGTCAATGATGCCCATGTCATGACCGCTTGGGCGCGCTTTACCGGCGGAGAAGGCAGGATCGACTTCCTCGCCGATGGAAACGGTGAATTCGCCAAGGCGATTGGTCTGGATGCCGATATGTCGGCAGGGGGCCTGGGCGTGCGCGTTAAGCGCTTTTCGATGATCGTCGAAAACGGCCGGGTAGAAAAGCTGAACGTTGAGGGCAAGCCGGGCCAGGCGATCGATTCGGGAGCCGCTCAAATTCTAGAGCAACTCGCCGCCGTTCCGGCATAG
- a CDS encoding protein-disulfide reductase DsbD domain-containing protein: MERSFLLLFCLAIMVPAPASAGSSDWVEVQGGRVRLVTAGGADAKGVLRGALDIDLEPGWKTYWRDPGDAGVPPQLDVSKSDNIDNADMQFPAPVRVNDGYSVWAGYTRSVAFPISFTLASPEQPTLIEADIFLGICETICIPVQATLKLDPAGGAGNEGELRLVGAAFSALPAAATVAFGAEMLSSDDKEMLVSVNLPGETTAIELFVAGDSGYMFGVPQRVDRENATVFAVPILGRPAMRPEGGGLPYTLTAGSASVEGTLTYP, from the coding sequence ATGGAAAGATCGTTTCTTCTGCTATTTTGCCTTGCTATAATGGTGCCCGCGCCTGCGTCTGCCGGCAGTAGCGACTGGGTGGAGGTCCAAGGTGGCCGCGTGCGGCTGGTGACTGCCGGCGGAGCCGACGCCAAAGGGGTGTTGCGGGGAGCCCTGGACATCGACCTTGAGCCCGGTTGGAAAACCTATTGGCGCGACCCGGGCGATGCCGGAGTACCGCCGCAACTCGATGTGTCAAAGAGCGATAACATCGACAACGCCGACATGCAGTTCCCGGCGCCGGTTCGCGTTAACGATGGGTACTCTGTATGGGCCGGTTATACGCGGTCGGTGGCATTTCCCATCAGTTTCACGCTTGCCTCACCTGAGCAGCCGACATTGATCGAGGCTGATATTTTTCTGGGCATATGCGAAACGATCTGCATTCCCGTTCAGGCCACGCTTAAGCTTGATCCGGCAGGTGGCGCGGGCAACGAAGGTGAGCTGAGGCTGGTCGGTGCGGCATTCAGTGCTCTGCCCGCAGCAGCCACAGTCGCCTTTGGCGCCGAGATGCTTTCTTCCGATGACAAGGAGATGCTGGTGAGTGTGAACCTGCCCGGCGAAACCACCGCGATCGAACTGTTTGTCGCGGGCGACAGCGGTTATATGTTTGGCGTACCGCAGCGCGTCGACAGGGAAAACGCAACGGTGTTTGCGGTTCCAATCTTGGGCCGTCCCGCAATGCGCCCTGAGGGTGGTGGCTTGCCCTACACGCTCACTGCGGGTTCCGCATCTGTCGAAGGCACCCTCACCTATCCTTAA
- a CDS encoding DUF983 domain-containing protein, with product MRTQDQTFPPVEPIVAGLRGHCPRCGVGHLFGGFLALRPECEHCDLDLAFADAADGPAVFVTLIIGFVVVGLALWMEVSLNPPLWIHFLLWIPLALILCLPSLRLIKGVLVTLQYANKAGQGQWDKS from the coding sequence ATGAGAACGCAGGATCAAACATTTCCGCCGGTTGAGCCGATTGTGGCTGGCCTGAGAGGCCATTGCCCGCGCTGTGGCGTCGGCCACCTGTTTGGCGGATTTCTTGCACTACGCCCCGAATGCGAGCATTGCGATCTGGATCTCGCCTTTGCCGATGCAGCTGACGGACCCGCTGTATTCGTCACCCTGATCATCGGCTTCGTTGTTGTTGGTCTGGCACTCTGGATGGAAGTATCGCTCAACCCGCCGCTGTGGATCCATTTCCTGTTGTGGATTCCACTAGCCCTGATTTTGTGTCTGCCCTCATTGCGCCTGATCAAGGGCGTTCTCGTAACCCTTCAATACGCCAATAAGGCAGGGCAGGGGCAGTGGGATAAATCCTGA
- the ispH gene encoding 4-hydroxy-3-methylbut-2-enyl diphosphate reductase — MDAISTRRPLTIRLCQPRGFCAGVDRAIQIVVLALKKYGAPVYVRHEIVHNRYVVEGLQNLGAVFIEELSEIPPEHRECPVVFSAHGVPQSVPEDARARNLFYLDATCPLVSKVHKQAMRHQRLGRHVLLIGHAGHPEVIGTMGQLPEGAVTLVETEADIARFQPGDASALGFVTQTTLSVEDTAGLIKALRAKFPDIQAAAAESICYATTNRQEAVKETAPGADLFLIVGAPNSSNSMRLVEVAERAGAKMALLVQRASEIPWHAIGNISTLGLSAGASAPEIIVDEIVNAFRDRFDVNVELAVTATETEEFPVMRILRDVELTAADMAFVNGAG, encoded by the coding sequence ATGGACGCCATATCCACCAGACGACCGCTGACGATCAGGCTCTGCCAGCCGCGCGGCTTTTGTGCCGGCGTTGACCGAGCCATCCAGATCGTAGTGCTGGCATTGAAGAAGTATGGCGCACCGGTCTATGTCCGCCACGAGATTGTCCACAACCGTTATGTGGTAGAAGGTTTGCAAAACCTCGGCGCTGTTTTCATCGAGGAGTTGTCGGAAATCCCCCCGGAACATCGGGAATGCCCCGTGGTTTTTTCCGCCCATGGCGTGCCGCAATCGGTGCCAGAAGACGCGCGCGCGCGCAATCTCTTCTATTTGGATGCTACTTGTCCGCTGGTTTCAAAAGTTCACAAGCAGGCCATGCGTCATCAACGCCTTGGTCGTCACGTGCTCCTGATCGGCCACGCCGGCCATCCGGAAGTCATCGGGACCATGGGCCAACTCCCCGAAGGCGCGGTCACTCTGGTCGAGACTGAGGCCGACATTGCCCGCTTCCAGCCGGGTGATGCAAGCGCTCTAGGATTCGTGACGCAGACAACGCTGTCCGTCGAGGATACGGCCGGCCTCATCAAGGCGTTGCGCGCAAAATTCCCTGACATTCAAGCCGCAGCGGCTGAATCGATTTGCTACGCGACAACCAATCGCCAGGAAGCGGTGAAAGAAACCGCGCCCGGCGCGGACCTATTTCTGATTGTCGGAGCGCCAAATTCCTCCAATTCCATGCGGTTGGTTGAAGTCGCTGAGAGGGCGGGCGCCAAAATGGCTCTACTTGTACAGCGCGCGTCCGAAATTCCGTGGCATGCCATTGGCAACATCTCCACTCTCGGCCTGTCAGCGGGCGCTTCGGCGCCTGAAATCATTGTGGACGAGATTGTAAACGCTTTTCGCGATCGCTTCGATGTGAATGTGGAACTCGCTGTCACCGCGACTGAAACTGAAGAATTTCCGGTCATGCGTATCCTGCGCGATGTCGAACTGACTGCCGCTGACATGGCATTTGTCAACGGAGCAGGCTGA
- the rnhA gene encoding ribonuclease HI, whose product MKELEIFTDGACSGNPGPGGWGAILRFNGTVKELSGGEADTTNNRMELMAAISALSALKEACKVDLYTDSSYVKDGIGGWIEGWKRNGWKTAAKKPVKNAELWQALDEARKRHSVTWHWIKGHAGHVENERADELARQGMAPFKPERSSKAAVSSPAGKRSRPTKIARRSTQSY is encoded by the coding sequence TTGAAAGAGTTGGAAATTTTTACTGACGGAGCCTGTTCCGGTAATCCCGGTCCCGGCGGTTGGGGTGCGATCCTGCGCTTCAACGGCACTGTAAAGGAGCTATCGGGGGGCGAGGCAGACACGACCAACAACCGTATGGAGTTGATGGCAGCGATTTCAGCGCTGTCCGCGCTGAAGGAAGCTTGTAAAGTCGATCTTTATACCGACAGCAGCTACGTCAAAGACGGTATCGGCGGCTGGATTGAAGGTTGGAAACGCAACGGTTGGAAGACGGCAGCCAAGAAGCCGGTCAAGAACGCAGAGCTTTGGCAGGCTCTTGACGAAGCGCGCAAACGCCACAGTGTCACCTGGCACTGGATCAAGGGCCATGCCGGCCACGTCGAAAACGAACGCGCTGACGAACTGGCCCGCCAGGGCATGGCGCCGTTCAAGCCGGAACGCTCAAGCAAGGCAGCGGTATCATCACCAGCCGGAAAACGTTCCCGCCCAACCAAAATTGCCCGTCGTTCCACCCAGAGCTATTGA
- a CDS encoding DUF2938 domain-containing protein, producing MFDDVWRSIAIGIGATILMDLWAVVLNLAFGLPRPNWGMVGRWVWHLKDGVLTHDDISRAGPYKNEKALGWAFHYLIGILYGVALVLIAGAGWLDSPSFLPAFILSIVTVGAGWFILSPGLGNGIAASRHPTPNVARGLNLVSHTVFAIGLFGTALMLS from the coding sequence ATGTTTGATGACGTCTGGCGTTCTATCGCCATCGGGATCGGTGCCACAATCCTGATGGACCTTTGGGCTGTGGTTCTCAATCTCGCGTTCGGACTACCGCGCCCGAACTGGGGGATGGTCGGCCGATGGGTCTGGCACCTGAAGGATGGTGTACTGACCCATGACGATATTTCCCGGGCAGGCCCCTATAAGAATGAAAAGGCGCTTGGTTGGGCCTTTCACTACCTTATCGGCATTCTATACGGCGTAGCGCTGGTGCTGATTGCCGGCGCTGGCTGGCTCGACAGCCCTAGCTTCCTGCCAGCTTTCATTTTGAGCATTGTCACAGTCGGTGCAGGCTGGTTCATCCTGTCGCCCGGTCTTGGCAATGGCATTGCCGCTTCGCGCCACCCAACACCAAACGTCGCGCGTGGGCTCAACCTCGTGTCGCATACCGTCTTTGCCATTGGGCTGTTTGGAACAGCGCTGATGCTGAGCTGA
- a CDS encoding YqgE/AlgH family protein, translating to MDLLRQKKSMTSGFFDDQFLIAMPGMLDDRFARSVIYVCAHSDEGAMGLIINRAQPLRFADLLVQLGVMNEREAIRLPPSAQEFVVREGGPVDRSRGFVLHSDDYVVESSMPVSTEVCLTATVDILRAISAGRGPKKALMALGYAGWGAGQLEHEISENGWLTCPANSDLLFDSDIERKYDRIFTSIGIDPIRLSPRAGHA from the coding sequence ATGGATCTTCTGCGGCAGAAAAAGTCGATGACGAGCGGGTTTTTCGACGATCAGTTCCTGATCGCGATGCCTGGAATGCTCGACGACCGTTTCGCCCGCTCCGTTATCTATGTCTGCGCCCATAGCGACGAGGGTGCGATGGGCTTGATTATCAATCGGGCACAGCCCCTGCGTTTTGCTGATCTGCTGGTGCAGCTTGGCGTCATGAATGAGCGGGAAGCGATCCGGCTACCGCCTTCTGCGCAGGAATTCGTGGTCCGGGAAGGAGGCCCAGTCGACCGCAGCCGCGGTTTCGTGCTGCACTCGGACGATTACGTGGTGGAATCCTCGATGCCGGTTTCCACCGAAGTCTGCCTAACAGCGACCGTCGATATTCTGCGTGCCATATCGGCTGGTCGGGGCCCCAAAAAGGCGCTTATGGCCTTGGGCTATGCCGGCTGGGGCGCGGGCCAGTTGGAACATGAAATCTCCGAAAATGGTTGGCTTACCTGTCCCGCCAACAGCGATTTGCTCTTTGATTCAGACATAGAGCGCAAATATGATCGGATCTTCACGTCGATCGGCATTGATCCGATTCGGCTCAGCCCGCGCGCCGGTCACGCCTGA
- a CDS encoding homoserine kinase, producing MAVYTDIAEGELSAFLQHYDVGDLLSYKGIAEGVENSNFLLHTTSGPYILTLYEKRVDRGDLPFFINLMQHLHASGISCPQPVAQRHGKTIDTLADRPAAIVTFLEGMWMRRPTVDHCRSVGAALAALHLAGTSFGMQRQNALSVAGWRPLWNRASRRAGEVEPGLGAEVETDLTVLENNWPKDLPSGVIHADLFPDNVFFLGGELSGVIDFYFACTDQLAYDVAVCLNAWCFEKDHSFNLTKGKALLSGYTSVKLLSQAEADALPLLAHGAALRFFLTRLYDWQTVPEGSLVVKKDPLEYLRRMRFHRRIVSAAEYGLGAEGVSV from the coding sequence GTGGCTGTCTATACCGATATCGCTGAAGGCGAGCTCAGCGCGTTTCTGCAGCATTACGATGTTGGCGACCTGCTTTCCTACAAGGGCATTGCCGAGGGCGTTGAAAACTCCAACTTCCTCCTCCACACCACCAGCGGTCCTTACATCCTGACGCTTTATGAAAAGCGTGTGGACCGCGGTGACCTGCCATTTTTCATCAATCTGATGCAGCATCTGCATGCCAGCGGCATCAGTTGCCCGCAGCCGGTTGCGCAGCGCCACGGCAAGACTATCGACACGCTGGCGGATCGCCCGGCTGCTATCGTCACCTTTCTCGAAGGTATGTGGATGCGCCGGCCAACTGTTGATCACTGTCGCTCTGTCGGTGCCGCGCTTGCAGCGCTGCATCTGGCCGGCACCAGTTTTGGAATGCAGAGGCAAAATGCGCTCAGCGTTGCGGGTTGGCGACCTTTGTGGAACCGTGCATCGCGACGCGCCGGCGAGGTGGAACCCGGATTGGGAGCCGAAGTCGAAACGGATTTGACTGTGCTCGAGAACAACTGGCCCAAAGACCTGCCCAGCGGTGTCATCCACGCCGATCTTTTCCCGGACAATGTTTTTTTTCTTGGCGGTGAACTATCGGGCGTGATCGATTTCTATTTCGCTTGCACCGATCAACTGGCCTATGACGTTGCTGTATGCCTCAATGCCTGGTGCTTTGAAAAGGACCATTCCTTTAACCTGACCAAGGGCAAGGCGCTGTTGAGTGGCTACACCTCAGTGAAGCTCCTTTCGCAGGCTGAAGCAGACGCGTTGCCGCTACTTGCCCACGGCGCTGCGCTCCGGTTTTTCCTGACTCGTCTCTATGACTGGCAGACAGTCCCCGAAGGCAGCCTTGTGGTGAAGAAGGATCCGCTCGAATATCTGCGCCGCATGCGCTTTCACAGGCGGATTGTCTCGGCAGCAGAATACGGCCTTGGGGCCGAAGGAGTATCGGTTTGA
- a CDS encoding cytochrome c oxidase subunit 3, with the protein MADAHAKPQHDYHIIDPSPWPFIGSVGALVTALGGVAYMQYLKGGDFPFFGVNFANPWIFFIGLLIVIYTMYSWWADTIKEAHEGHHTRVVSLHLRYGMIMFIASEVMFFVAWFWAFFDASLFPDEVHQVARAAYTGGIWPPQGIEVLDPFHLPLYNTIILLLSGTTVTWAHHALLHNDRKGLVWGLVLTVALGVLFSMVQAYEYIHAPFGFKDSIYGATFFMATGFHGFHVFIGTIFLLVCLIRAMRGDFTPKQHFGFEAAAWYWHFVDVVWLFLFASIYVWASAGATIAQGH; encoded by the coding sequence ATGGCTGACGCACACGCAAAACCACAGCACGACTACCACATCATCGACCCAAGCCCGTGGCCCTTCATAGGCTCAGTAGGTGCGTTAGTTACCGCGCTGGGCGGGGTCGCCTATATGCAATACCTCAAGGGCGGAGATTTTCCGTTCTTCGGCGTCAATTTCGCCAATCCCTGGATATTCTTTATCGGCCTGCTGATCGTGATCTACACCATGTATTCCTGGTGGGCAGACACGATCAAGGAAGCGCATGAGGGTCACCATACACGCGTTGTTTCGCTGCATCTGCGCTATGGTATGATCATGTTCATCGCCTCTGAGGTGATGTTCTTCGTTGCCTGGTTCTGGGCTTTTTTCGATGCAAGCTTGTTTCCCGATGAAGTTCATCAGGTTGCGCGCGCTGCCTATACCGGTGGTATCTGGCCGCCACAGGGCATCGAGGTTCTAGATCCCTTCCATTTGCCGCTCTACAACACCATTATCCTTTTGCTGTCAGGCACAACCGTTACCTGGGCCCACCACGCACTCCTTCACAATGACCGCAAAGGCTTGGTTTGGGGGCTGGTTTTGACGGTAGCGCTCGGCGTGCTGTTTTCGATGGTCCAGGCGTATGAATACATCCACGCGCCGTTCGGCTTTAAGGATTCCATCTATGGTGCGACATTCTTCATGGCCACCGGTTTCCATGGCTTCCACGTCTTCATTGGAACCATCTTTCTGCTGGTCTGCCTGATCCGGGCAATGCGCGGTGATTTCACGCCAAAGCAGCATTTCGGCTTCGAGGCAGCAGCCTGGTACTGGCATTTCGTCGACGTGGTGTGGCTGTTCCTGTTTGCCTCAATCTATGTCTGGGCATCTGCGGGCGCCACCATCGCCCAGGGTCATTGA
- a CDS encoding SURF1 family protein: MAETAIYTRRRKPWLLVLSGLVVFAALIALGTWQMQRLHWKENLLATISARLDAAPLPAAEVELKYGETGDIDYTPVVASGTFMHEAERHFFATWQGQSGYYVYTPLLLAEGGRVVFVNRGFVPFDQKDQKTRFQGQIEGIQTVLGLARNPLAGKPSMMVPDNDPDKNIFYWKDLRAMAILSDLDVDGGVLPFFIDADSRPNPGGLPIGGVTMITMPNNHLQYALTWYGLAAALAAILGVMLTRRNMP, from the coding sequence ATGGCAGAAACAGCAATTTACACCCGCCGAAGAAAGCCCTGGCTCTTAGTTCTGTCGGGGCTTGTTGTCTTCGCAGCACTCATAGCTCTTGGCACCTGGCAGATGCAGCGTCTTCATTGGAAAGAAAACCTGCTTGCCACCATATCCGCACGCCTAGATGCGGCGCCCCTTCCGGCAGCTGAAGTCGAGCTCAAATATGGTGAGACAGGCGATATTGATTACACTCCTGTGGTCGCCAGCGGCACCTTCATGCATGAGGCCGAACGGCATTTCTTCGCAACCTGGCAGGGCCAGTCGGGCTATTATGTCTATACCCCGCTACTGCTGGCCGAGGGCGGCCGCGTTGTGTTCGTCAATCGCGGCTTTGTGCCGTTTGACCAAAAGGACCAAAAGACGCGGTTTCAGGGTCAAATCGAAGGCATCCAGACGGTGCTAGGTCTGGCGCGTAATCCGCTCGCGGGAAAACCATCCATGATGGTGCCCGACAACGATCCCGACAAAAATATCTTTTATTGGAAGGATTTGCGAGCCATGGCGATCCTCTCGGATCTCGATGTCGACGGCGGGGTGCTCCCCTTCTTCATTGATGCAGATTCTCGTCCCAACCCGGGCGGCTTGCCCATCGGCGGGGTCACTATGATCACCATGCCCAACAACCATCTTCAGTATGCGCTGACATGGTATGGCCTGGCTGCGGCGCTGGCCGCAATTCTGGGGGTCATGCTCACACGGCGCAACATGCCTTGA
- a CDS encoding heme o synthase: MAVVENNRLNAADFGMSEATAGDYFALLKPRVMALVVFTAFVGLAAAPVAINPLEAMIAVICIAVGAGASGALNMWYDADIDAVMARTVNRPIPAGRVQPSEALTFGLVLSALSVMTLGFLVNWMAAALLAFTIFFYAVVYTMWLKRSTPQNIVIGGAAGAFPPVVGWAAATGAVSLESIVLFMIIFLWTPPHFWALALFKSDDYGRAGIPMMPNVAGHRSTRRQIFAYALLVAPVGVLPWVLGYTGAVYGVAAGALGAGFIWYAWQVLSMEDSDKTMRPAKSLFAYSLLYLFAIFAFYLADSLASRWMTVA, from the coding sequence ATGGCCGTGGTTGAAAACAACCGTTTGAACGCCGCCGACTTCGGAATGTCGGAAGCGACAGCTGGCGACTATTTCGCCCTGCTGAAGCCGCGCGTTATGGCGTTGGTTGTGTTTACCGCTTTCGTTGGGCTTGCTGCCGCACCCGTGGCGATCAACCCGCTTGAAGCAATGATCGCTGTCATCTGTATTGCCGTTGGCGCAGGTGCCTCTGGCGCTCTGAACATGTGGTATGACGCCGATATTGATGCGGTCATGGCCCGCACCGTAAACCGCCCCATTCCCGCGGGCCGTGTACAGCCGAGTGAGGCGCTGACTTTCGGCCTGGTGCTCTCTGCGCTCTCGGTGATGACGCTCGGCTTCCTAGTCAATTGGATGGCTGCTGCCCTGCTTGCATTCACCATCTTCTTTTATGCCGTCGTCTACACAATGTGGCTGAAGCGCTCGACGCCGCAAAACATCGTTATCGGTGGCGCAGCCGGCGCTTTTCCTCCCGTTGTCGGCTGGGCCGCCGCCACGGGCGCGGTCAGCCTGGAAAGCATCGTCCTGTTCATGATCATCTTCTTATGGACGCCGCCCCATTTCTGGGCGTTGGCCTTGTTTAAGTCTGATGATTACGGTCGCGCCGGCATTCCCATGATGCCCAATGTTGCGGGTCACCGCTCGACGCGCCGGCAGATATTCGCCTACGCACTTCTGGTTGCGCCAGTCGGTGTTCTGCCTTGGGTCCTGGGCTACACTGGGGCGGTTTACGGCGTTGCCGCAGGCGCACTTGGAGCCGGTTTCATCTGGTATGCGTGGCAGGTGTTATCGATGGAAGATAGTGACAAGACCATGCGGCCCGCAAAATCGCTGTTTGCTTATTCGCTGCTCTATCTCTTCGCCATCTTTGCTTTTTATCTCGCCGACAGCCTGGCTTCTCGATGGATGACCGTGGCATGA
- a CDS encoding cytochrome c oxidase assembly protein, which yields MSELNQTPDAKMDRRNRTVAIACVAFFASMIGMAYASVPLYAMFCQITGYGGTTQRVEQYSDTVLDRQITVRFDANVSGGLPWDFTPDQRDVTMRIGETTQVGYTAKNVFPTPTRGRALYNVSPPLAGAYFNKVECFCFTDTELKSGESLDMPVIFYIDPEIVDVPELKNLKTITLSYTFFPLAGEQPVAAAPVVRDGKATATNSIGG from the coding sequence ATGTCAGAGTTGAATCAGACACCCGACGCCAAAATGGACCGTCGCAACCGTACTGTGGCGATCGCATGCGTTGCATTCTTCGCCAGCATGATCGGAATGGCCTACGCATCCGTTCCGCTCTATGCCATGTTTTGCCAGATCACCGGTTATGGCGGCACGACGCAGCGGGTCGAGCAATATTCAGACACCGTACTCGACCGCCAGATCACTGTGCGCTTTGACGCCAACGTATCTGGCGGCCTGCCATGGGATTTCACACCAGACCAACGCGACGTGACCATGCGCATCGGCGAGACCACGCAGGTCGGCTACACCGCAAAGAATGTTTTTCCCACGCCAACAAGGGGGCGAGCGCTTTACAACGTATCACCGCCACTGGCTGGTGCATATTTCAACAAGGTGGAGTGCTTCTGCTTCACGGATACGGAACTCAAATCCGGCGAATCGCTGGACATGCCGGTGATCTTTTATATCGATCCCGAAATTGTCGACGTGCCTGAATTGAAAAACCTGAAGACAATCACGCTTTCCTACACCTTCTTCCCGCTTGCAGGAGAACAGCCGGTTGCGGCTGCGCCAGTGGTAAGGGACGGGAAGGCAACGGCAACAAACTCCATCGGGGGCTGA